From Malaya genurostris strain Urasoe2022 chromosome 2, Malgen_1.1, whole genome shotgun sequence:
GCATTCTATCGGATTAGAACTAATAGTGTACTTCGGAAAAAAAGTATTAGTTCTCAGAAGGATGGGAGGGAGTGGCGTTAACTTTCTGTAAGACAGGCCTGAAAAATAGGAGAATCAGAATTAGTAAGAATCGAATAAATAATGGTTCAATAAATAATGCTATTTGTTGGTTCAGAGTTCATCAGTGATTCTGTTAGATGAAATTTCGACCGTCTCCACCGAGCCCTTCACTCGCTTTCCGTCAGCGGTTTGATTCGCGAAGTGGCCCGGCACGAACGAAACTGTATCCGAGTCACTATAAACCGAATTGTGCTCGTTGTGTTCTTGCGTGGGTGCCGAAGGATCTGGACTTGTCAGTGTGATGCGCGATGTAGGTGTAACACTGGAGTTGGTGAATATTCGTGTAATTTTGTAGTATCATGTGCGAAAATAAAAGCGTAAACGTTGGAAATTGGTTATCATCAATGAATCTAAACATTTACCTATCTCTAGCCTGGAACTGAGAACTAACGGTTACCCCACGTGGCTTCCGGAAGTCACACTCTACGGCAAACGCAGCATCTCCCGGAGTTACCAGATCGGGATCATGCTGAACTACAACGATGTTCGAGTACACTTCACCCTCGTTGATTGTCTGGCACTGGTCGAGGTTAAATTTCATCTCCAACGATTTTCCTGCACGCTTCGGTTTGACGAAACACGGTTCACTCTGCTTATAGAAGCTTCCCCTCGTATACATAACACCATCGAAGTCTTCCTCGGTCTTCAGTTCAATTCTCATCGAATCGGCACCGCAGCGGAGATTAACTTTTTGCACACCTCGCGTCGAAGCATCGATCTTGAACTGGTCACCCAGATCTTGCTCGAAAAGACTTtctagaaaaataaatttgacaatggaAACGATTAGTTGAGCATAGAGATTATCCGGTTTCGGGTATTAGTGCCCGAAACACGATCCAATCCCGAACCCGACGGGTATTAGTCGGGTGCGGGTACAGAAAAAGCTATGTTTGTCGGATACGGGTgccgatttttttattttcaaagggtACGAGAAAAAATTTGGTCGGGTATCGGGACATTTTAGGGGTTCGGGTACGggtttgaaagaaaaactatttcgggctcgggtcgggtacgggtaaaagttttttattttcaatcgggtacggatcgggttcgggtttgaaaaaaGGCTTACACGACCATCTCAAGTTTatatgattttttgtttttatatcgTCTGCTAATTATAAATTCTCTAGAACTTATGATTAATCTacacaggaatcaggaatcagaactaattggctcaagtggcacgttcccctagttatttggagatttgtgccttgccgtagcttctcatcaatttcctggtgggaagggaaggataaaaggaacatggaagggaattgtgagATGGGTGAGGtggaaaaacagcacaaaacattaagtgaaatccgaaaatccattcaaatttaaaattttaactaaaagtaaacaaacacaaaaaaaattaccgaacccttcgttagatccatttggtttacagtttacggtagttgtttaacAATTCAGAAATATCCGAACGATCGTTAAtcgattcaattaccgaactgtttaccgaacgttcagctgttgtaaattcggtaaaaaattaccgaattctgcgaaatattCTAAGTGTGTACCAGTTCCTCAGGTCAAGTGTTCGTTTACACTATGTTCAGTGGTGAATGGGCTAGTAATACTAATAATAGAATAGAAAGAACGCGAAAGCAAGAATAAAACCCTTGTATGTTTATGAATGAACACTTGTATATGTACGGTGTGAACATAAATGGAGAAATACAGAGGTTAGAATGGAGAATTATATCGTATGTCTTTCTATACAAAATGTATGGGTCCAGCCAGATACCATTAGTCAGATCCACGGTAATGATTCAAACCAGCCGTTTTCGTCCTTTTCGAGGACACTGTCTATGTTGCAAATTGCATATGTTGCAAATTGCATAGATAGCCAAATTAATTTTGGGAAGCTACCTGAAACCTCTAGTCGATAGATAAATTAtaaatatgtaaaattgatgataaaaaacgaaaaaGGTCCGCCTGGACCCATCAGTCAGACGGAGGGTTAAACCACAAACGAATATCCAGACATGAGAaagtcacgatctttttgtggcgcacatctacggtcctccgtgaaactggcaccaatggtgataaattggttgcactgctgagttcccatcatacatccataatgcaaatgtcaaaccgtgagaactctttcgattcggtagctcatttgtatatattgagattttatggcacactttggttgaaatgataacaatgcaattaatctcgcgctccaccaagcggtgagagCGGTcgtttcagaaggtaccgagaacgaaccacattttttaaaaatatttataagcacgtacatgtctttattatttatctttggttaaaCAATTTGTAAAGTTTGTCCCCTTCGCAATCTACCGGATTTCTGCTAATCCTTTAaatatattacggaacattcgATTTTTATTCGCTGACATAGTCTATAAAGTAAACTTTATTCCAAATCAGTAAAAGTTTTGCCAATTTTCAAAGCAGTTAAATTGATTATTGATTCAGCCTTCCAATTAAATGTTGTTACAATTTTTACTGAAACCGAAACGCGGATGATGAtaacagaaaatttaaaaatagtaTAGTAATTTTTTAGTATCATGCAATACTGGACAATATGTCTAacattcacttgtatgctttacacatttCCTTTAAAAAGTTTTTTCTAACTTAGATGCCTGTTTTCTGTGATGTAATGTTTAGAGTATGGTGCAATTCTACTGGAATTTCATTTGCTGAATACTCTTACTAGATCTATTCTGATCAAATGAAACTAACTCACATGCGCAACTGAACGCATCGCGTTACACTTGTACTCTGACAGCGACCTTAGACTGCAGACAGAGTGGACGCGagaagctgagctgagctggtgACTGACATTAGCAAACCAAGAGCGCGAATGATACTAGCAGCAAATCAAAGAGACCCTGTCAGAGTACAAGCGAGAAATCTGTTcggctttcactctgacaggaacCCTTTGAATTGCTGTAAGTACATTTTCCGCTTCCGATCAGCATGAATCTCGGCTCAGTTTCTCGCCCTCACTCTGTCTGCGACCTTAGAGCACTATCAAAGAgcaagcgtcacgcgaagcgaaGCATCGAGAACGCGATTTGCGAAGCGTTTTGATGCGATACAAGTTGACTGCATCGCACTCATTCTAACAGGCTtgatttgatcaaatgtaactagctTTGTATGACGCTTGCACTCTGACAGCAATTGAAGGCATGAGCTGGATTACATATGTACAAGTTTCAAAATATTCTCAATGAACTACAGAAAATTGTTACCAACACCTCCAACATCACAAGTCGTCTCCCATGACATGCatttccaagtgcattagatttatctctttgctcgacttcaattcggctagattgcacctggaaagtatttcctgatttacacggtagtgatcatttaccaatcatcatctcaattagcagtaacaaacgcattgctaattcagttaatattccatatgatttgacaaaaaatgttgactggattaaataccaaagtagtatctcaagtacttTGAACTGAATGGAACAGCTTCcctcacttgaagaatatgacttcctcgtttgttcgattctggaggccgcagaacaagcccaaactaaACGATTTCTTgttccatcgtctaacagaagccctccaaacccttggtgggacaaagagtgctcagatgctgaaCACGtgaaacaaaataatttgaaaacgtttctaaaacgaggaggactccttagaattttgaaaaattctttattttagacaccaagtacaagagcatacttcgggttgaaaaatgtagctattggagacaatttgtcaaaggtttgtcaagagaaacctcaatgagcactctttggaatacggccagacgaatgaggaattgtaacgtaggaaatgagagttaggaatactcgaaccgatggatatttgattttgcgaggaaagtttgtccagattctgttcctacgcatagcattattaaggaatcttttccaaataatggttccattgatagcctctttttcaatgatggaattttccatagcactcacgtcttgtaacaataacgctcctgggttggacagaattaaattcaacttggtaaagaatctgcccgaccttgcaaaaagatgTTTGTTGgaatgttcaacaagtttcttgagcaaaatattttcccacctgactggaggcaagtgaaagttatcgccattcaaaagccggtggaaccagcttccaatcacaattcatatagacccattgcaatgttgttctGCATcagaaaactgttcgaaaaaattattcttcgacgtcttaacacttgggtcgagacgaacggtttgttgtcagtttggcttccgtagaaataaagggacgaatgattgccttgcattactttcgtctgacatccaagttgccttcgctcaaaaacaacaaatggcagctgtatttttagacattgaaggagcatttgatccagtttccattgatgttctttcatacaaactccatcaacatggacttccagcgattataaataattatttgcaaaaCCTTttgtctataatttttacgtgaatgacattgacagctacctagtaaccccatgcacactaatggcgttttcgttttcaatttgcactacaccggtgcagtgctacactgaggcatgaataaacgaacaaacttttgatgagtgctacaccagtggcatcggtgcagaaaaagtgtagcactggcgtattgcaattggtaaaaacgaacggtttcaataCAGCTTTcgttacaccagtgt
This genomic window contains:
- the LOC131432478 gene encoding uncharacterized protein LOC131432478, with protein sequence MKKILLTSVLLAVMFWEAKTEESLFEQDLGDQFKIDASTRGVQKVNLRCGADSMRIELKTEEDFDGVMYTRGSFYKQSEPCFVKPKRAGKSLEMKFNLDQCQTINEGEVYSNIVVVQHDPDLVTPGDAAFAVECDFRKPRGVTVSSQFQARDSVTPTSRITLTSPDPSAPTQEHNEHNSVYSDSDTVSFVPGHFANQTADGKRVKGSVETVEISSNRITDEL